In one Fusarium keratoplasticum isolate Fu6.1 chromosome 5, whole genome shotgun sequence genomic region, the following are encoded:
- a CDS encoding Transcription elongation factor Spt6 codes for MSNSMRDLISGEAELDDEEDDESFDEDDGGNRRRRPAVEDSSEEEEDDDDEEEARKVREGFIVDEDEDEDDVDEDDADVRPVVKRKREHRDREEEEQLDEDDLELIGEQFGERPKPQSQSQYKRLKRGHRGEDRASERRGLEEIFSDDEDDAGEQRNYGRSYRGQVDEFEDFIEEDFPDDPDVKAREMEDAEVARPRDRGVGHVIDTTNLDKDALDDMEAIFGNGEDYDWALQMEEEEEDREREEQAIELKDVFEPSQLKEKLLTDEDNEIRFTDEPERFQLDRKNFKNLQLTAEQFREEARWITNQLWPKKGLAPDLQSPFGKAVGKVLEFFIVDEVEVPYVFQHRKDYLLHTRKTRNPNRDDPDAPEYVISAEKLLNQDDLWKILELDIKFRSFVDKRNSLEKTFENLRGLDINDSIVEEMIPEATTMEELQDLQDYLHFQYGPQLKDLAAMAGNLSLTKRPGSKSNLLERVRQGKAYNFVRAYGISADQLAKNALRQGKKVSPDDDAQYPMDLADSLIDDNFSTGDQVMNAARQMYAEELFASPRMRKHFRNSYYQAAEISCRRTDKGLRRIDETHPYYEVKYLQNQAIADLVHQPELFLKMMKAEEEGLVSIKLDMPARYDFRRQLYQEFESENFSDRAEQWREERKKVLDVAYPKLEKIIAKNVKEVIRTFCQDEVLKMCREEYAKRLDQAPYKPKGMILGTTPRVLVLSNGMSDPARDPVCWAWVEEDGRVIEQGKFGNLARDERQREDFVEVVNRRRPDVIGVSGWSADTNKLVRDLETLVTEKGLMGPEFEDPDTNDYRTEPLEVVVVNDEVARLYKDSPRALAEHPSLNPVTRYCVALARYMQNPMKEYAALGRDVTSLSYHPCQNLLPPEKLAKYLDSAMVDMVNLCGVDINEAMTDSYTANLLPYVSGLGPRKASSVIKAINANGGAVNTRDELVGDPDSGKLPVVGPRVWNNCASFLFIEYEATNPSSDPLDNTRVHPEDYELGRKMAADALELDEEDVKAETDENGPGAIVRKLFKQDEQDKVNELVLEEYAEQLERNYSQRKRATLETIRAELQAPYEELRRNFGLLTASEIFTMFTGETKLTLCDGMIVPVNVRIVKDDFAIVKLDCGIEGRVEAHEASHRASIKEVLSVGQTAQAKILDINYKDFMAKLSMREDSLRIPYKRPINFGRDGWDYALEAADKEELREKDKTTGRTQRVVKHPNFKPFNGIQAEEYLGSQPNGEVIIRPSSKGNDHLAVTWKVADGVYQHIDVLEMQKETEFSVGKLLRVGGKYTYSDLDELIVEHVKAMVRKVEEMMRHDKFQSRSRGETENWLTTYINANPNQSTYAFCIDTKHPGYFWLCFKASRTAKVIGLPVRTIPQGFELKGYQYPDMRALCNGFKLRYQNEFSKMGRR; via the exons ATGAGCAACAGCATGCGCGATTTAATCTCTGGGGAGGCCGAGttggacgacgaggaggacgacgagtcttttgacgaggatgatggtgGCAACCGCAGACGGAGACCTGCCGTCGAAGActcgagcgaggaggaggaagacgatgacgatgaagaggaagctcGCAAG GTTCGCGAAGGTTTCATCgtcgacgaagatgaggacgaagacgacgttgacgaggatgacgctGATGTGCGACCCGTGGTCAAAAGAAAGCGAGAGCATCGCGACcgtgaagaggaggagcaacTAGATGAAGATGATCTAGAGCTGATCGGCGAACAATTTGGCGAGCGACCCAAGCCGCAGAGTCAG TCCCAGTACAAACGTCTTAAGCGCGGCCATCGCGGCGAAGATCGCGCATCCGAGCGTCGTGGCCTTGAAGAAATCTTTtccgacgacgaagatgacgcGGGCGAGCAACGAAACTATGGCAGGTCATACCGAGGACAGGTCGACGAGTTTGAAGACTTCATCGAAGAGGACTTCCCCGACGACCCGGATGTGAAAGCACgggagatggaagatgcTGAAGTCGCCCGACCCAGAGATCGCGGTGTTGGTCATGTCATTGACACCACCAATCTGGACAAGGACGCGTTGGACGACATGGAGGCTATCTTCGGCAATGGCGAGGACTACGACTGGGCACTccagatggaagaggaggaagaagaccgtGAAAGGGAGGAGCAGGCCATCGAACTCAAGGATGTGTTTGAACCGTCCCagctgaaggagaagctccTGACCGACGAGGATAACGAGATCCGCTTCACCGACGAGCCTGAACGATTCCAACTCGACCGAAAGAACTTCAAGAACCTGCAGCTCACCGCCGAGCAGTTCAGAGAGGAGGCACGGTGGATTACCAACCAGCTGTGGCCAAAGAAGGGCCTGGCCCCCGATCTGCAGAGCCCATTCGGCAAAGCTGTTGGCAAAGTCCTCGAGTTCTTCATTGTCGATGAGGTGGAAGTGCCCTACGTCTTCCAACACCGCAAAGACTACCTGCTTCATACTCGAAAGACGCGCAACCCCAACCGCGACGATCCTGATGCCCCTGAATATGTCATCAGTGCCGAAAAGCTACTGAACCAAGATGACCTCTGGAAGATTTTGGAGTTGGATATTAAGTTCCGATCTTTCGTGGACAAGAGAAACTCGCTCGAAAAGACCTTTGAGAACCTTCGAGGCTTGGATATCAACGACTCGATTGTGGAGGAGATGATTCCCGAGGCCACAACCATGGAGGAACTCCAGGATCTGCAGGACTACTTGCATTTTCAATATGGACCCCAGCTCAAGGACCttgccgccatggctggcaaCCTTTCCCTTACGAAGCGGCCGGGTTCCAAGTCGAATCTCCTGGAGCGAGTCCGCCAGGGCAAGGCATACAACTTTGTTCGTGCCTATGGCATTAGCGCAGACCAGCTCGCCAAGAATGCTTTGCGACAGGGAAAGAAGGTGTCTCCTGATGATGACGCTCAATATCCTATGGACTTGGCCGACAGCTTGATTGATGATAACTTCAGCACAGGCGATCAGGTCATGAACGCAGCACGACAGATGTATGCTGAGGAGCTGTTTGCCAGTCCGAGAATGCGCAAGCATTTCCGAAACTCGTACTACCAGGCTGCTGAGATCAGCTGTCGACGAACCGACAAGGGACTGCGCAGGATCGACGAGACTCACCCTTACTACGAGGTGAAGTACTTGCAAAACCAGGCCATTGCCGACCTTGTTCATCAGCCtgagctcttcctcaagatgatgaaggccgaggaggaaggatTGGTCAGCATCAAGCTTGATATGCCCGCCAGATACGACTTCCGCAGGCAGCTCTATCAGGAGTTCGAGTCGGAGAACTTCAGTGATCGAGCGGAACAATGGCGGGAAGAACGCAAGAAGGTCCTCGACGTCGCATACCCCAAATTGGAGAAGATCATTGCCAAGAACGTCAAGGAGGTTATCCGAACGTTCTGTCAGGATGAGGTGCTCAAGATGTGCCGAGAAGAGTACGCCAAGCGACTCGACCAGGCGCCTTACAAACCCAAGGGCATGATTTTGGGTACCACTCCTCGTGTGCTGGTTCTCTCCAACGGTATGAGTGACCCTGCTCGCGATCCCGTCTGCTGGGCTTgggtcgaggaagatgggCGAGTGATTGAGCAAGGAAAGTTTGGCAATCTTGCTCGAGACGAGCGCCAGCGAGAGGACTTTGTTGAAGTTGTCAACCGCCGTCGACCCGATGTGATTGGTGTCAGCGGTTGGTCTGCCGATACCAACAAGCTTGTGCGTGACCTGGAGACTCTGGTTACCGAGAAGGGCCTCATGGGTCCCGAGTTTGAGGACCCAGACACAAACGACTACCGCACAGAGCCTTTGGAGGTTGTGGTGGTGAACGACGAGGTGGCCCGCCTGTACAAGGACAGCCCCCGAGCGCTTGCCGAGCACCCGAGCCTCAACCCCGTCACAAGGTACTGTGTTGCTCTGGCACGCTACATGCAGAACCCCATGAAGGAGTACGCGGCCCTCGGTAGGGATGTTACCTCCCTCTCTTACCACCCGTGCCAGAACCTCCTCCCTcccgagaagctggccaagtatctcgactcggccatggtcGACATGGTCAACCTCTGTGGTGTGGACATTAATGAAGCCATGACCGACAGTTACACTGCCAACCTCTTGCCGTACGTCTCGGGTCTGGGACCACGAAAAGCCTCGAGCGTGATAAAGGCGATCAATGCCAACGGCGGCGCTGTTAATACCAGAGATGAGCTCGTTGGCGATCCCGATAGCGGCAAGTTGCCAGTCGTGGGCCCCAGGGTGTGGAACAACTGCGCGAGTTTCCTCTTCATCGAATACGAGGCCACTAACCCGTCTTCTGACCCTTTGGATAACACGCGTGTGCACCCTGAAGACTACGAACTTGGCCGCAAGATGGCGGCCGACGCTCTggagcttgacgaggaagacgtcAAGGCTGAGACAGACGAGAATGGCCCGGGTGCAATCGTGCGGAAACTCTTTAAGCAAGATGAGCAGGACAAAGTCAACGAGCTTGTCCTGGAGGAGTATGCAGAGCAGCTTGAGAGGAACTACAGTCAACGCAAGCGAGCCACTCTGGAGACGATTCGTGCCGAACTCCAGGCTCCTTACGAGGAGCTGCGAAGGAACTTTGGCCTGCTAACGGCCTCAGAGATCTTTACCATGTTCACTGGCGAAACCAAGTTGACACTTTGCGACGGCATGATTGTGCCCGTCAACGTGCGAATTGTCAAGGATGACTTTGCCATTGTCAAGCTGGATTGTGGTATCGAGGGCAGAGTCGAGGCTCATGAAGCCAGCCACCGCGCGTCCATCAAGGAGGTGCTCAGTGTTGGACAGACAGCGCAGGCCAAGATCCTGGACATCAACTACAAGGATTTCATGGCCAAGTTGTCAATGCGGGAAGACTCGCTGCGGATTCCGTACAAGCGGCCAATCAACTTTGGACGTGATGGGTGGGATTACGCCCTTGAAGCGGCggacaaggaggagctgcgggagaaggacaagaccacGGGCCGAACGCAGCGTGTGGTCAAGCATCCCAACTTCAAGCCATTCAACGGTATCCAGGCCGAGGAGTACCTCGGATCGCAACCCAACGGTGAGGTGATTATCCGTCCCTCGTCCAAGGGTAACGATCATCTGGCGGTCACGTGGAAGGTTGCAGATGGCGTTTACCAGCACATCGACGTGCTGGAGATGCAGAAGGAGACGGAGTTCTCGGTGGGCAAGCTGCTGCGCGTTGGCGGCAAGTACACGTACAGTGATCTGGACGAGCTGATCGTGGAGcacgtcaaggccatggtgcgcaaggtggaggagatgatgcgGCACGACAAGTTCCAGAGCCGATCTCGGGGAGAGACGG AGAACTGGCTAACGACATACATCAACGCCAACCCGAACCAGTCAACGTATGCATTCTGCATTGACACCAAGCACCCTGGGTACTTCTGGCTGTGCTTCAAGGCCAGCCGGACGGCCAAGGTGATAGGGCTGCCGGTACGAACGATCCCGCAGGGCTTTGAGCTCAAGGGTTACCAGTACCCGGACATGCGAGCACTGTGCAACGGTTTCAAGCTGCGATACCAGAACGAGTTTTCCAAGATGGGACGCCGTTAG
- a CDS encoding HABP4-PAI-RBP1 domain-containing protein: MLTPSLVVTRSHKANDRDHKGLAEGTALPTEHLPRFFAKHGYADVDPKKVKKDGSGRGNWGTVNDDIADEDFTFTNARRRSNSSSFSHHVSDLKTKFEVNEPEPVFEESVHGPEEEDHEDLSKTDSSESGRSSS, from the exons ATGCTGACTCCATCCCTTGTAGTGACTCGTTCCCACAAGGCCAACGACCGTGACCACAAGGGTCTCGCTGAGGGCACCGCCCTCCCCACCGAGCATCTTCCTCGCTTCTTTGCCAAGCACGGCTATGCCGAtgtcgaccccaagaaggtgaagaaggaCGGCTCTGGTCGAGGTAACTG GGGAACCGTCAACGACGACATCGCTGACGAAGACTTCACCTTTACCAACGCTCGTCGCCGctccaacagcagcagcttctcacACCACGTCtcagacctcaagaccaagttcgaggtcaacgagcccgagcccgtcTTTGAGGAGTCGGTCCATGgtccagaggaggaggaccatGAGGACCTCTCCAAGACCGACTCTTCCGAGAGCGGCCGATCCTCCTCCTAA